Proteins encoded within one genomic window of Phototrophicus methaneseepsis:
- a CDS encoding toll/interleukin-1 receptor domain-containing protein: protein MADTFNISQAFVSYSRRNKLFVQRLEKALNDHGLEVWVDWEDIPPSADWWREIQAGIAAADNFIFIISPESVTSEVCAREIEYGVETHKRFIPVLLKEVTDPTHQALIPPAINTPNWIFFREQDDFDAAVDTLVETIQTDLQHVQAHTRFLVKAREWDSHQRDNSYLLRGTEVQLAENWLIHAEEERPAPSELHRTYILESRRAQNARQRTQLISALVALVVSVVLLVFAVVQTLNLDERNEELAEQITISEANLRRARNTQSLFLTTLSDQELAQGNGQSALLLALESMRFINNGIYHIQSYEALTAAILSPVQEVAVLRQNGQAMTVTGWDTSGTRLLTSGDDGTARLWGADGALIQTFRHAAEGVSVQAGWSADNLRVYTWGGDEATIWSIEGVELARLNHEGDQVTRVTWRSDGNRIMTIALPTADCTDECTYILRVWNADGTLRGIYDTARARTVPEVSWNEDWSRAVVTGTSGFVVLDDALEPVSSHSGAIGSGTDWNAAGDRYITQPTFTTAASLWGTDGNVLAELSGARSARDVTFSPDSRFSLAWSGEIVSFWDMSGETTFTTPPPEGTRFASVFWLPGEAAEAALLARDASCASGDVCTFTLQMVSPNGEDVTTITFESELGAASVTPNPAGGQILVNACSAVRLFNLRGDLMQTIPIPTGQPTTCVGVWSDTGEHLYVQWGPVVSLWRADGAPVDTLEHPFLASDTRWVADGTLIAVTSPTAETQIWDTNGDRVLNFDYGVAAQPLAFNDSHTHVAVPTAQGVVHLWRMVDTTEPTLDLTVWDGLVWSEDRSLVLTWRDDTLYLWQTDGTRLGTLNDGLPIADAVFSDDNSEVLFVDNSPTNCETDCSYRARVWDTTTGAVTASYEHTVPLAEADWNADDTRIIVETARRPNCRNVCNTKLVLLDDAGAPLIDQPIDHTSTEDAQIYEDRFIVAVARSGTNNISTIYDTAGTPLAQITDANPVRSLQFTESDDFAVTATGVTRSLVQLWRIQPDAWELVATLSAGDPINTSGDVSLLSGDRIMTIDNASTGCDICDSDVIVWDTLGQALLRLEHTDRISGAVYSQTSERILSYTSDGLLTIWDAATGENLIQIPHETAIDSAQWSPDGTQILTLTDDDRLVLWQASGEMVFVASLPEGIISASFSTSGQYIAAWSWDKTIHIWDNTGDIQSVLASQEIVSGVWSEESDVLFTSADSGELRLYAVDGLELAAMHLSEEPTQFFLTEDGAHVITNGSDFGQRWLVDLPQLLALGQQLAVRDLNEGERQQFFLFDGQ from the coding sequence ATGGCCGATACGTTTAATATTTCCCAGGCATTTGTTTCTTATTCGAGGCGCAATAAGCTTTTTGTCCAACGATTAGAAAAAGCGCTCAATGACCACGGATTAGAAGTCTGGGTTGATTGGGAAGACATCCCCCCCAGTGCGGATTGGTGGCGGGAAATCCAGGCCGGGATTGCCGCTGCGGATAACTTCATCTTCATCATTAGCCCGGAAAGCGTCACGTCAGAAGTTTGCGCCCGCGAAATTGAATACGGCGTCGAGACGCACAAACGCTTCATCCCCGTCCTGTTAAAAGAAGTCACCGACCCAACCCATCAAGCCCTGATTCCACCGGCCATCAACACGCCTAACTGGATTTTCTTCAGGGAACAGGACGACTTCGACGCGGCTGTCGATACGCTCGTGGAGACGATCCAGACTGACCTGCAACATGTGCAGGCACATACGCGCTTCCTGGTTAAAGCCCGCGAATGGGATTCTCATCAGCGTGATAACAGCTACCTCCTGCGCGGTACGGAAGTGCAACTGGCGGAAAACTGGCTGATCCATGCTGAAGAAGAACGTCCGGCACCGTCAGAATTACATCGCACCTACATCCTTGAAAGCCGCCGCGCCCAGAATGCCCGCCAGCGCACGCAGCTTATCAGCGCCCTGGTGGCACTGGTGGTCTCTGTGGTGCTGCTGGTCTTCGCTGTCGTCCAGACGCTTAACTTGGATGAGCGAAACGAAGAACTCGCAGAACAGATTACCATCAGCGAAGCGAACCTGAGGCGCGCTCGCAACACACAATCACTCTTTTTGACGACCCTTTCCGATCAAGAATTGGCCCAGGGCAACGGGCAATCTGCCCTGCTGTTGGCCCTGGAATCCATGCGCTTTATCAATAACGGCATCTATCACATCCAGAGTTACGAAGCCCTGACTGCCGCTATACTCAGCCCCGTGCAGGAGGTGGCCGTACTGCGCCAGAACGGTCAGGCGATGACCGTCACAGGCTGGGATACCAGCGGCACGCGCTTACTCACCTCCGGGGATGATGGCACAGCACGCCTTTGGGGTGCAGATGGCGCACTCATCCAGACGTTCCGCCATGCAGCGGAAGGCGTTAGCGTCCAGGCAGGCTGGAGCGCGGATAATCTGCGCGTCTATACCTGGGGGGGTGATGAAGCCACCATCTGGTCTATAGAAGGCGTGGAACTGGCTCGCTTAAACCATGAAGGCGACCAAGTGACGCGCGTCACCTGGCGCAGCGATGGCAACCGCATCATGACAATTGCCTTGCCAACGGCGGATTGCACAGACGAATGCACCTATATCCTGCGCGTGTGGAATGCGGATGGCACGCTACGGGGCATCTATGACACAGCCCGCGCGCGAACAGTGCCAGAAGTCAGTTGGAATGAGGATTGGTCGCGGGCGGTCGTCACGGGTACGAGCGGCTTCGTGGTATTAGATGACGCGCTGGAACCTGTTTCCAGCCACAGCGGGGCTATCGGTTCAGGCACAGACTGGAACGCCGCCGGGGACCGTTACATTACCCAGCCGACGTTCACCACAGCGGCTTCATTATGGGGGACAGATGGGAATGTTCTGGCTGAATTGAGCGGGGCCAGGAGTGCCCGCGACGTCACATTCAGCCCAGACAGCCGTTTTTCGCTGGCATGGAGCGGCGAAATCGTCAGCTTCTGGGATATGTCTGGCGAGACGACTTTTACTACACCACCGCCAGAGGGCACCCGCTTTGCATCCGTCTTTTGGCTACCGGGTGAAGCCGCAGAAGCCGCCTTGCTAGCCCGCGATGCCTCTTGTGCGAGTGGCGATGTTTGCACCTTTACCCTGCAAATGGTCAGCCCCAATGGTGAAGACGTCACAACCATCACCTTTGAAAGCGAACTCGGCGCGGCCAGCGTCACGCCGAACCCGGCAGGCGGGCAAATCCTCGTTAATGCCTGCAGCGCTGTGCGCCTGTTCAACCTGCGCGGCGACCTGATGCAGACAATCCCCATCCCTACCGGGCAGCCCACTACCTGCGTTGGCGTCTGGAGCGATACAGGCGAACATCTCTATGTACAGTGGGGGCCAGTCGTCAGCCTGTGGCGGGCCGATGGCGCTCCGGTTGATACGCTTGAACATCCCTTCCTAGCGAGCGATACGCGCTGGGTGGCTGATGGCACGTTGATTGCCGTCACCAGCCCCACAGCAGAGACGCAAATCTGGGATACCAACGGCGACCGCGTCCTCAACTTCGACTACGGGGTGGCTGCGCAGCCATTGGCCTTCAATGACAGCCATACCCATGTCGCTGTCCCCACAGCACAGGGCGTTGTCCATCTCTGGCGGATGGTCGATACAACCGAGCCAACGCTCGATCTGACAGTATGGGATGGGCTGGTATGGAGCGAAGATCGTAGTTTGGTGCTCACATGGCGCGATGATACGCTCTATCTTTGGCAGACCGACGGCACGCGCCTGGGTACGCTCAATGATGGGCTGCCTATCGCTGATGCCGTCTTCAGCGATGACAACAGCGAAGTCTTGTTTGTCGATAACAGCCCTACCAATTGCGAGACGGATTGCAGCTATCGCGCGCGTGTGTGGGATACGACAACGGGCGCGGTCACAGCCAGTTATGAGCATACCGTCCCCCTGGCAGAAGCAGATTGGAACGCTGACGATACGCGCATCATCGTGGAGACAGCCCGCCGCCCCAACTGCCGCAATGTCTGTAATACCAAGCTCGTCTTGCTGGATGATGCTGGCGCACCCTTGATTGACCAACCCATTGACCATACCAGCACAGAAGATGCCCAGATTTACGAAGACCGCTTTATCGTAGCCGTTGCGCGCAGCGGCACCAACAACATCAGCACCATTTACGATACAGCCGGCACGCCCCTGGCACAGATCACCGATGCTAACCCGGTGCGATCTTTGCAATTCACGGAAAGTGACGATTTCGCTGTGACAGCGACTGGCGTAACGCGCTCCCTGGTACAATTATGGCGGATACAGCCAGACGCCTGGGAACTCGTTGCGACGCTCAGCGCTGGCGACCCCATCAATACCAGCGGCGACGTCAGCCTGTTGAGCGGTGACCGCATCATGACGATTGATAATGCCTCTACAGGCTGTGATATATGCGATTCTGACGTCATCGTATGGGATACCCTTGGGCAAGCACTCTTGCGCCTAGAGCATACAGATCGCATCAGCGGGGCAGTATATAGCCAGACCTCTGAGCGCATTCTGAGCTATACGAGTGATGGTTTGCTCACCATATGGGATGCCGCAACAGGCGAGAACCTCATCCAGATACCGCACGAGACAGCCATCGACAGCGCCCAATGGAGCCCGGACGGCACGCAAATCCTGACCCTAACAGATGATGATCGTCTGGTTTTGTGGCAGGCCAGCGGCGAGATGGTCTTCGTGGCATCTCTGCCAGAAGGCATCATTAGTGCCTCGTTCAGCACCAGCGGGCAGTACATCGCCGCATGGAGTTGGGATAAAACTATCCATATTTGGGATAACACTGGGGATATACAGAGCGTGCTGGCGTCTCAGGAGATTGTCTCAGGCGTCTGGTCAGAAGAAAGCGATGTGCTGTTCACATCAGCCGATAGCGGCGAACTGCGTCTCTATGCGGTCGATGGCCTGGAACTGGCGGCAATGCACCTCAGCGAAGAGCCTACGCAGTTCTTCCTGACTGAAGATGGCGCACACGTCATCACCAATGGCAGCGATTTTGGTCAGCGCTGGCTTGTTGATCTGCCGCAGCTCCTGGCGTTAGGGCAGCAGCTCGCTGTCCGGGACCTCAACGAGGGCGAGCGGCAACAGTTCTTCCTATTTGATGGGCAGTAA
- a CDS encoding DUF362 domain-containing protein, giving the protein MKHKYTFTRRDFLKITGASFVSMAASGHMWIAVPRDTDQSPEQPTGPNSRVYLHTYDPADTLTSDAVRQTMLSVSDLSWLKAGDSVFVKVASNSNYAPPSVTSPAVLEGVVSLLKEAGAGTVYVGDMSGAQFVRHLATETIGSTRENMRQNGLLAAAEATGATIHCFEEIPFEEAYIPGVPMIDHHWGTDLQVAEILDRVDHIINLPRLGKHVLAGASLGMKNAIGWISDHSRMVLHRDADTFHEKIVEVNAIPQLADKMRMTLTLVDQALTTYGPDAGYHLPLAQPIILASDDVVSHDQVALLSLLWARTQTSAEAIAADPYPDESNGLNWWFVRVTWGEEAAAAYQDLQAYDALIEPDTPTHINLAWQSLRGGRPAAIEVLPSGLAINERLAATLTQNENLGVVLPSL; this is encoded by the coding sequence ATGAAACACAAGTACACATTCACACGCCGCGACTTTCTGAAGATCACAGGGGCCAGCTTCGTAAGCATGGCTGCCAGCGGCCATATGTGGATTGCTGTACCACGCGACACAGACCAATCGCCAGAACAGCCCACAGGCCCCAACAGTCGCGTTTACCTCCACACATATGATCCCGCCGATACCCTGACAAGCGATGCTGTCCGTCAGACGATGCTCTCCGTCAGCGATTTAAGCTGGCTGAAGGCAGGTGATTCTGTTTTTGTGAAGGTCGCCAGCAATTCCAATTATGCGCCGCCTTCTGTGACGTCCCCCGCCGTGTTGGAAGGTGTCGTCAGCTTATTAAAAGAAGCAGGCGCGGGCACCGTTTACGTCGGCGATATGAGCGGGGCGCAGTTTGTGCGCCACCTGGCAACAGAGACGATTGGCTCCACCCGCGAGAATATGCGCCAGAACGGCCTGCTCGCTGCTGCGGAAGCCACAGGCGCGACGATTCACTGCTTTGAAGAAATCCCCTTTGAAGAAGCTTACATCCCCGGTGTACCGATGATCGACCACCACTGGGGGACTGATTTACAGGTCGCTGAAATTCTGGATCGTGTCGATCACATCATTAATCTGCCGCGCCTGGGCAAACACGTCCTGGCAGGGGCATCCTTAGGGATGAAAAACGCCATTGGCTGGATCAGCGACCACAGCCGTATGGTGCTCCATCGTGATGCGGATACCTTCCATGAAAAGATCGTTGAGGTCAATGCCATCCCGCAGCTTGCCGATAAGATGCGCATGACCCTGACCTTGGTTGATCAGGCTCTGACCACCTACGGACCGGATGCCGGTTATCATTTGCCGCTGGCACAGCCGATTATCCTGGCCTCTGATGATGTCGTCAGTCATGACCAGGTAGCGCTGCTCTCTCTGCTATGGGCACGCACCCAGACGAGCGCGGAAGCTATCGCCGCAGACCCTTACCCAGATGAATCGAACGGCCTCAACTGGTGGTTTGTACGCGTCACCTGGGGCGAAGAAGCCGCTGCGGCTTACCAGGACTTGCAGGCATATGATGCGCTGATTGAGCCGGATACCCCCACGCACATCAATCTGGCGTGGCAGAGCCTGCGAGGTGGGCGGCCCGCCGCTATTGAAGTATTGCCAAGCGGCCTGGCTATCAACGAGCGCCTGGCAGCGACTCTAACACAAAATGAGAACCTGGGCGTTGTCCTGCCCAGCCTGTAA
- a CDS encoding cytochrome c peroxidase: MKQLLYGWTAIVLVMGALLLYTTGIFAEDTASRTASQTAFPTYEGIHEFAPTATREITPVPLALTPISTPQPLPGLPALTNSQSSKMLAITGETLITVNPDSDSVTLVNLGDKTIMTEISVGDDPRSVAITPDGTTALVALRGDNAVAIVDLAAQSLDRIVSVGHMPYGVVTDGRRVFVSCFGDDTIVVFDLQTDEELYRLAVPDAPAAMVLGEDWLLSTHFYSGLVTVINVSRTPVVVGSANVEPDGELAGAIVLSPDGERAYIPQQRTGLSLISLQYMQDWFPVVSVLDMATMTGDRDARMTISMIDSETANMPFDAAFDDRGETLYVVLAGNDAIVAIDLENESVLARVPVGANPRGITIDGAYVYVLNTLDGTLSVIDTASLQVVDTLTVTQIPMDPILLQGKILFHRADAPIMSDGAISCATCHFDGGNDGRTWINFRSGPRNTPSLGNLSQTAPFHWAGDMPQLQDSIEDTIRHVMLGDGLINDGEAFDATIEQDDAGRSADLDALVAYVESLEPWPSPYLADDGTLSDAAQRGMQMFISGSPGCGCHVPPLYTDLQLHNLTGAAFSLEVFEDFDTPTLRGLWASAPYMHDGVAQTLEEVLTRTDPVHSVADNLTEQELADLVAFLLSL; the protein is encoded by the coding sequence TTGAAGCAACTTCTATATGGATGGACTGCGATTGTGCTCGTGATGGGGGCGCTCCTGCTTTACACCACGGGCATCTTTGCGGAAGATACAGCTTCGCGTACCGCATCACAAACGGCCTTCCCCACCTATGAAGGTATTCACGAATTTGCGCCGACAGCGACGCGAGAAATCACACCTGTTCCGCTGGCGTTGACGCCCATCAGCACGCCACAGCCCTTACCCGGCTTACCCGCCCTGACCAACAGCCAATCGAGCAAGATGCTCGCCATCACGGGTGAAACGCTCATCACCGTGAACCCGGATAGTGATTCTGTAACCTTGGTCAACCTGGGCGACAAAACCATCATGACGGAAATCAGCGTCGGCGATGACCCGCGTTCTGTAGCGATCACACCAGATGGCACCACAGCCCTGGTCGCGTTACGTGGTGATAACGCCGTCGCCATCGTTGACCTGGCAGCGCAGTCGTTAGATCGTATCGTGAGCGTCGGGCATATGCCCTATGGGGTCGTCACAGATGGGCGGCGCGTCTTTGTGAGCTGCTTCGGCGACGATACGATTGTCGTGTTCGATCTGCAGACGGATGAAGAATTGTATCGTCTTGCAGTGCCGGATGCCCCTGCGGCTATGGTGCTGGGTGAAGATTGGCTGTTAAGCACACATTTTTACAGCGGGCTGGTAACCGTCATCAACGTATCGCGGACACCTGTCGTGGTCGGCTCAGCCAATGTCGAGCCAGATGGTGAGCTTGCCGGGGCCATTGTGCTCTCGCCGGATGGTGAACGCGCTTATATTCCGCAGCAGCGTACAGGCCTTTCTTTGATTTCACTGCAATACATGCAGGATTGGTTCCCTGTCGTCAGCGTGCTCGATATGGCGACGATGACGGGCGACCGCGACGCTCGTATGACGATTTCCATGATCGACAGCGAAACGGCCAACATGCCCTTCGACGCCGCCTTCGATGATCGGGGCGAAACACTCTATGTTGTGCTGGCGGGGAATGATGCCATCGTGGCGATTGACCTAGAGAATGAGAGCGTCCTGGCGCGCGTGCCCGTCGGGGCCAATCCGCGCGGGATCACGATAGATGGCGCGTATGTCTACGTACTCAACACGCTGGATGGCACGCTTTCCGTGATCGACACAGCTAGCCTACAGGTCGTCGATACCCTGACCGTGACACAAATCCCGATGGACCCCATACTGCTGCAAGGGAAAATCTTATTCCACCGAGCCGATGCCCCCATTATGAGCGATGGGGCTATCAGTTGTGCAACCTGCCACTTTGACGGGGGCAATGATGGGCGCACCTGGATTAACTTCCGCAGTGGTCCCCGCAACACGCCTTCCTTAGGCAATCTATCCCAGACGGCACCCTTCCATTGGGCGGGCGATATGCCCCAACTACAGGACAGCATCGAAGATACAATTCGCCATGTCATGCTCGGCGATGGCCTGATCAATGATGGTGAAGCCTTCGACGCGACCATTGAACAGGATGATGCAGGCCGCTCCGCCGACCTGGATGCACTTGTCGCTTATGTCGAATCATTGGAGCCATGGCCGAGCCCTTATCTGGCAGATGATGGCACCTTAAGCGACGCTGCACAGCGCGGTATGCAGATGTTCATCAGTGGGTCGCCCGGTTGTGGCTGCCATGTCCCCCCGCTCTATACGGACCTCCAACTGCATAACCTGACAGGGGCGGCTTTCTCCCTGGAAGTCTTCGAAGATTTCGATACGCCAACGCTGCGCGGCTTATGGGCCTCCGCGCCTTATATGCACGATGGCGTGGCCCAGACGTTGGAAGAAGTCCTCACGCGGACGGACCCCGTCCATAGCGTGGCCGACAACCTCACAGAGCAGGAACTTGCTGATCTGGTCGCCTTTTTATTATCCTTATAA
- a CDS encoding c-type cytochrome yields the protein MMMPQIRTKQFKIRTLILLLALISLMVPTLAQDEDEGPQATGGQPWDLKEATQDGLFIFYDAPAGASTTGKPVDVGDFDGDGCGDLAITGQNAAHALDGVWRGSAGHVRIVMNLCNITGQIAIDDVPADQTVFTIFGAYAGDMAGTETYIADFNNDGYDDLLFSAQNSDGPVQQRSNAGAAYVLFGSEDFAEHGDIDLRTLPEDVIVFYGASAEDRLGLWVEGGDFDGDGYHDVLVGANQADGLNNERINAGEVWILYGSEDMAETYGQVTDLAEPPEDATRIIGADYDDLMGSCVWGADLNGDGYDDAIVSAGLWRASSGVGGLSFGGADGPANQRYNSGESFVIFGGEDLRGQVIDLAEKIDETGAPIDDSVTVIYGADANDLLGEEIATGDMDGDGIYDLILGTLVGDGAENNLDEAGEAWIIYTHAPFEGQMFDLADVDPARAVVIFPDQADSKAGDTLRVDDIDGDGIADMFYGAPDYDATGYDGVLRPNTGMLAVIFGEEGGIPHDDGRILLFDPPADLRVKVIIGPEANDMMPYALAIYDVDGDGVIDIIPNAMGGDGAHNDQVNAGEIFVINGAEFLSDAHSYQVTAPEADPDATPASTTEVTSAYATATPHLEATAVTSNVGDVEQGQRNYEETCAGCHGFTGEGVPGLGLPLVTSPLVLYASDADLLAFLREGRPADHPDNTVGISMPASGGRPDWTDEDLMDVIAYLRQMRDEYDD from the coding sequence ATGATGATGCCTCAAATCCGAACCAAGCAATTCAAGATACGCACGCTCATTCTGCTGCTCGCTTTAATCAGCCTGATGGTACCTACCCTGGCACAGGACGAGGATGAAGGTCCCCAGGCGACAGGGGGCCAACCCTGGGACCTGAAAGAAGCCACCCAGGATGGGTTATTCATCTTCTATGACGCGCCCGCCGGGGCATCGACAACGGGCAAGCCCGTCGATGTCGGCGACTTTGACGGAGATGGATGTGGTGATCTCGCTATCACCGGGCAAAATGCCGCCCATGCGCTCGATGGTGTGTGGCGCGGTAGTGCGGGGCACGTGCGCATTGTGATGAACCTATGCAATATCACAGGGCAGATTGCTATCGACGATGTGCCAGCAGACCAGACTGTATTCACGATCTTTGGCGCCTATGCTGGCGATATGGCTGGCACAGAGACGTACATCGCGGATTTCAATAACGATGGCTACGATGACTTGCTCTTCAGCGCGCAGAACAGCGACGGCCCCGTACAGCAGCGCTCCAACGCCGGGGCCGCGTATGTGCTCTTCGGCAGTGAGGACTTTGCCGAGCATGGTGATATTGATCTGCGCACCCTCCCAGAGGACGTGATCGTCTTTTACGGAGCTTCCGCAGAAGACCGCCTGGGCCTATGGGTTGAAGGCGGCGACTTCGACGGGGATGGCTACCATGATGTGCTGGTCGGGGCCAATCAGGCAGATGGCCTCAACAATGAACGCATCAACGCGGGCGAAGTATGGATCCTCTATGGCAGCGAAGATATGGCCGAGACATACGGGCAGGTCACGGACCTGGCAGAGCCGCCGGAAGATGCCACGCGCATCATCGGCGCGGATTATGATGATTTGATGGGGTCCTGTGTTTGGGGCGCTGATCTCAACGGCGATGGCTACGACGACGCTATCGTCAGTGCGGGCCTATGGCGGGCATCGTCCGGCGTGGGCGGGCTCTCCTTTGGCGGTGCGGATGGCCCTGCCAACCAGCGCTATAACAGCGGCGAGAGCTTCGTCATCTTCGGCGGAGAGGACCTGCGCGGCCAAGTCATCGACCTGGCAGAGAAAATCGACGAAACAGGCGCGCCCATCGACGACAGCGTGACAGTCATCTATGGTGCTGATGCAAACGACCTGCTCGGCGAAGAAATCGCCACAGGTGATATGGATGGTGATGGCATTTATGATCTCATCCTGGGCACGCTGGTGGGCGATGGCGCTGAAAATAACCTCGATGAAGCCGGAGAAGCCTGGATTATTTACACCCATGCGCCTTTTGAGGGGCAGATGTTCGATTTAGCCGATGTAGACCCGGCGCGTGCTGTTGTCATCTTCCCAGATCAGGCTGATAGCAAAGCGGGCGACACATTACGTGTGGATGACATCGATGGCGATGGCATTGCGGACATGTTCTATGGCGCGCCAGATTATGACGCAACGGGCTATGATGGCGTCCTACGCCCCAATACTGGTATGTTGGCGGTCATCTTCGGCGAAGAAGGCGGCATTCCGCATGATGACGGGCGTATCCTGCTGTTCGACCCGCCCGCAGACCTGCGCGTGAAGGTGATTATCGGCCCGGAAGCCAACGATATGATGCCTTATGCCCTGGCAATCTATGATGTTGATGGGGATGGCGTCATTGACATCATACCCAACGCCATGGGTGGCGATGGTGCCCATAACGACCAGGTCAACGCCGGGGAAATCTTCGTCATTAACGGGGCTGAATTTTTATCTGATGCGCATAGCTACCAGGTCACAGCGCCAGAAGCAGACCCTGATGCGACCCCAGCATCAACGACAGAGGTAACCTCGGCCTATGCCACGGCAACCCCACACCTTGAAGCAACAGCCGTTACTTCCAATGTGGGCGATGTCGAACAGGGACAGCGCAACTATGAAGAAACATGTGCCGGATGCCATGGCTTTACCGGGGAAGGCGTACCCGGTCTGGGCCTGCCCCTGGTGACGTCGCCACTGGTGCTTTACGCTTCCGATGCGGATTTACTCGCCTTCCTGCGAGAAGGACGCCCAGCAGATCACCCAGATAATACAGTCGGTATTTCCATGCCAGCCAGCGGTGGCCGCCCGGATTGGACCGATGAAGACCTGATGGACGTCATCGCTTATTTGCGCCAGATGCGTGACGAGTACGACGACTAA
- a CDS encoding MurR/RpiR family transcriptional regulator gives MNDQGTDVLTHIRTQYDSMSKSQQRVAEFLLTHGLDVVHLSAARIAELVNVNRSTVVRTAQSLGYEGFPDLQADLQDQLLGRLTSQQRLQTGARQLMVEIEQQNNGTAQVLHTMLRSEISTLSAVVHNISDSEFIQAADMIDAAEKVYILGLRNSLPLALNFGMLLRYVKTSSVLEPNTRTIPDQLEALQPEDLLFTITYSRYARETLTAMEYAQSIGSKVITMTDSTLSPGAKRADLALIVPFRLWLYGNSLASYAVLNALFGALLVRHTDEAQNKLDHLDRLYEKFQVYENKD, from the coding sequence ATGAATGACCAGGGTACCGATGTATTGACACATATACGCACCCAATACGACTCGATGAGTAAGAGCCAGCAGCGCGTGGCGGAGTTCTTGCTGACGCACGGCCTCGATGTGGTGCACCTCTCTGCGGCGCGCATTGCAGAACTCGTCAACGTCAACCGTTCGACAGTGGTCAGGACAGCCCAGAGCCTGGGCTATGAAGGCTTCCCGGATTTACAGGCCGATCTACAAGATCAGCTCCTAGGGCGGCTGACATCGCAGCAGCGCTTACAAACTGGTGCTCGCCAGCTCATGGTGGAGATTGAGCAGCAAAATAACGGCACCGCCCAGGTCCTGCATACGATGCTGCGCTCGGAAATCAGCACCCTGAGCGCGGTTGTCCATAACATATCCGATAGCGAGTTCATCCAGGCGGCGGATATGATTGATGCCGCTGAGAAAGTCTATATCCTGGGGCTGCGAAATTCGCTGCCGTTGGCGCTCAATTTTGGGATGCTGCTGCGTTACGTCAAAACCAGCAGCGTGTTGGAACCCAACACGCGCACCATTCCCGATCAACTGGAAGCGCTCCAGCCAGAAGACCTGCTGTTTACGATCACCTACAGCCGCTATGCACGCGAAACACTCACCGCGATGGAATACGCCCAATCTATCGGCTCCAAAGTCATCACCATGACCGATAGCACGCTCTCCCCTGGGGCCAAACGGGCCGACCTGGCCTTGATTGTGCCGTTCCGCTTATGGTTATATGGCAATTCCCTGGCCTCTTACGCGGTGCTGAATGCACTCTTTGGCGCGCTGCTTGTGCGCCATACGGATGAAGCACAGAACAAGCTGGATCACCTCGACCGCCTTTACGAAAAATTCCAGGTCTACGAAAACAAAGACTGA